A portion of the Thunnus albacares chromosome 5, fThuAlb1.1, whole genome shotgun sequence genome contains these proteins:
- the LOC122981894 gene encoding uncharacterized protein LOC122981894, which translates to MCLFQPSRRLEKGGNTSSPPEVSSELYTASKSLPAGGPNQEEETSSLSSFISSVVTLSSLSSLPSSSSASEVSSELTLEYLERTSKVSDGSEATENQTCAIEVVVGSSRSKRRWRAESNSGDPKTGSSRLKRRQKTAESDSDDPKTETSKRRSWSPEEVQAVEKTLMAFIGAGTVPGMLDCVACITASPKALKKRSWMAVKYYVKTRITEIQRESARKTN; encoded by the exons atgtgtctgtttcagCCCTCAAGAAGACTGGAAAAAGGGGGGAATACCTCATCACCACCAGAAGTTTCATCTGAGCTATACACAGCTTCCAAGAGTTTG CCTGCAGGAGGTCCAAACCAGGAGGAGGAGACTTCATCACTATCATCATTTATATCATCAGTAGTAACACTATCATCACTATCATCactaccatcatcatcatcagcatcagagGTTTCATCTGAG ctcACCTTAGAATACCTTGAACGGACGTCCAAGGTGTCTGATGGATCAGAGGCGACTGAAAATCAGACCTGCGCTATAGAAGTGGTAGTTG GATCCTCAAGATCTAAGAGAAGATGGCGAGCTGAGTCTAACAGCGGTGACCCTAAAACAG GATCCTCAAGActgaagaggagacagaaaactgCTGAGTCTGACAGCGACGACCCTAAAACAG AAACCTCAAAAAGGAGGAGCTGGTCACCTGAGGAGGTACAGGCTGTGGAAAAGACACTAATGGCCTTCATAGGAGCTGGTACAGTACCAGGAATGTTGGATTGTGTTGCCTGCATTACAGCTTCACCAAAAGCACTTAAAAAACGAAGCTGGATGGCGGTAAAGTACTATGTTAAAACCCGTATCACTGAGATTCAGCGTGAAAGTGCAAGAAAAACTAACTGA